The nucleotide sequence aattCGAAACGTATTGTACCTATATTGGGCTATCGCAATCAAATTCTTGCTTTCAAACGGTATtgaatgagggtagaaagatatGGTTAATGGAATTGTGATTAACGCACCCGCGATTTAATTTAACCGTTTTTAAGCCTGggccccgcgaatttagatgtgctaccacttaataaatcatagttttatgtttATACATGTGAGGgagtaatttaaaaacgaataatatttttgacaaattcaaatgattttatACCATAATATTGTTTAGTAAGGTCGAAtgtttgtgtacatttatgtggtggctatatgcactatgcctggaaaactATACGGCAGAAAAACTACTGTGCCCCATACATTGGTCTTGTGTATGGGCCTTAAATCCGTGGCCTTAAATATAATAGATACTAGCTTTGCCCGcttttgtttggaattccttatgaactttcatccccatattttcaagtaaataggtcgaaatttgaaaagcgccggaaaaaatctttcttagccgtacctacctcaaaagtaaaaaaacccttataggattactttgctgtccgtccgtccgtctttatctcgtaaacgcgcggagtatagattgaaattaaaaccctaaactcaggtcaatagtcccgaaagttgtgaaaaaatcaaacctctaagtcaaggcaatcaaaagctacagtcattaaaaaggtgtttccatacaaatcgccttaacagaaaaagttatagggtacttccggcNNNNNNNNNNNNNNNNNNNNNNNNNNNNNNNNNNNNNNNNNNNNNNNNNNNNNNNNNNNNNNNNNNNNNNNNNNNNNNNATACcatttgctcgctaatcctgccggtGAAGCAGCACTTTAGCACTTTGTGTATTCGGCGTGAGAGTAATacagccggtgtaattactggcacttgaattaacttatcttaggcctctaggttggcaacgcatctgcaatatacTTGGTATAGTAAATTTTtctggaattccttaagaactttcatctccatattttcaagtaaataggtcgaaatttgaaaagcgccggaacaaatgttttttagagttccgcacctcaaaaggaaaaaatggaacccttataggatcacttttctgtccgtcagtctgtctgtctgtcaagacccttatctcgtaaacgcgcgaagtataggtatcgagttgaaattaaaaccctaaactcaggtcgaaaaaaaacaacttctaagtcaaggaatttaaaagctacagttattaaaaaggtgtttccatacaaatcgccttaacagaacaAGTTATATATAAGGTACTTCCGGCTgttctagaaacttggaattttgcatgtctatgtcaataagccatctaataTGGCCCCACATTGCGCACATTTTGCTTAtaagcttagaaggctctgctaacactgcatcattcCCTCTCTTAACATCTATCCTCGCCTTCTTTATAGATAGAGTAGGTACTATGGTTATGTATATATGCTACGATAGCTgtctttacataattatatacctaaacctaattaactaatatcataaatacgaaagttagtgagtttgtttgttgatatttgttactcctgcacgctaaaatggctggaccgattcgagtgaaatttggtaggtatagtagatagctggacatctggaatgaACAGAATGCTACTTTTTATATCCCAATATTTCACatttaggaataaaatctcgaaaataaaaacaattaattctCGACAATTCCCGGACTTTCAACTTGTAACAACCTAGTTATGTGTATTGTGctaatatatttaaaacgagagtggaCTGACTACGGTACGATGTACCTAAGAACTTAGATTTTCCAATTTCCTCCTGGTTCTAATGCTTTAcccgtgcgaagctgcgggtaaacactCAGAAGTCGTACAATAAAAGTCACCTCAAGAATGTATTGATATATTCAAAATACATTGTTAAAATGATTTCCGTTTAATAGTGTTTCATTCGTTTCAGACATGTAATTGAGCACTGCTCAATGAGCAGGTACCtacgtaagtacctataaatGATCTGAAACATAGTTTCCACTGATgaacatttattatttctctTAACTGCTCTTTATTGACTATGGGTAGTTTTCCAAGTAAAAACAATAGTATTCTAATTAGCCTGTCAATCAGTTAAATTATTAGAAATGATTGGACACGCATTCATTTTTGTCCATCAAACAagaaatgacaaagatgaaagGACATCTCCCGAACTATGGGCCCCTCGGGCCCGTGCTGTCACGCAATGCTAAAAGTGTGGCACGGCGTGGCGTCTCACGCGCAACTTTAACTGGCTAGgtatatttcataattttttgtggAATATAGGTATGCCTATGTGTCCAATACTAATTTTCTGATAAACCTGACGGACTAATTAAAGTTTTGAGGACACTTAACCtatcatcataatcattattacatgttttTTACTGAGGTTTATAACAAGCTAGGTACATTtcatatttcaagattttaatcTTAGTTTCAGTATGTACCTGAGACTACAATGTCTTCACTGTAAACATATAGGTACGTATATACTACTttttataatacctacctaggtaATATTATTGAATCATTTTACCTGGTTTATTAACATACAATATCCACCAATTCCTCTTTGGCATTAAACATTTTGTTTGATTAATCAAATAACCAATtgtagacagatagacagatatATCTGCATGTATAAATGCAATATAATGTCAAATAGCTTAAcacattttgtaaaacatttatttacattgcaTTGAAATGCACACATCTATTTACATTACGAAACAGTCGTccttcataatcataaattagAACTTACTTAGTAGAAATTGGAAAATggaaaataattttcagtaataaatgTCATGGTCTCATGGttaattagaattagaattcaCAATGAGATAGTATTTTCaggtaaatttataatttaaatcaatattgcTGCTTTCACACACAGTTCAATGCACATTTCATAAAGTACCTAAttcataaataacttaaaatatacaACATTACAATAATTAAACTCACAATTGAAAATTTACGTTTGCACCTTATTGAGACCATTTAACATGGTATAAattgtaaagttaaaaaaaatctagaaatgtAGAatatgaaaagttttttttatatgtacattataataagtaggtaagtataatttgtCTAAGTTTTTAACAATCAAGACAAAAAGTCAGTTAAAGTGCTTAGGTACCTAGTTAGGTACTTCATTTCTAGAGTCATTTTTAGCCCCCGAcacaaaagaggggtgttataagtttgaccgttatgtgtgtctgtgtgtgtgtgtgtgtgtgtgtgtgtgtgtgtgtgtgtgtgtgtgtgtgtgtgtgtgtgtgtgtgtgtctgtgtggcacctaactcttaaacgggtggaccgatttgaatgtgtttttttttaaatttgaaattaggttttctagcgatggttcttaatgcttcatcaaaatcggtttagccgtttttgagatattgaacttgaagtgacaaagtcgggggttttccaactttttgttggttaggctAGGTTATACCAAACAGTACCTACCTTACAATGTTGAGTAGGTAAACATGGTTCTTCATTTGTTCATAGCTCACAAATAGCGAATAGCAATTTTTCACATGCagtatttttgataaaactatAGAGAATGTTGCATAATTATCGTATGtatgttgtaggtatataaaataacCAATAACCACTATTAGTTCCTCTGTATCATTTGCCATAGTTAAAAGCCCTGTGATGTTTCACTTCTCAAGACAATTTTAATTCCTCAACAATAAAACATCAAGTTATATTTAAGATGACCTTTGTCTAAATTGTACTATCTACTGGACTTTTATTTTGTCcttataaaattacttatatATTTCTAAAGGTttaatagttaattaattatgacaCAACGACATTAAATGACAACCTTTTATTGATGTCAAATACTTAATTGGCTCGAGGAGAACACATTTTTCTCAAAATTTCAATAGCCTAAATTCCTCAAcggatttttcgaaaataagACATTTAAAATGTCTGGAATGTTCCACAGAGAGGTACAAAAGTTTGATTCGGATTAGGTAAGCTCTTCTTAGATTAACATGATTGTGTGCCGATATAACATTTCTTTTTGGTAACGATTTGTTTCACTCTTATTTGAACAATCGGTAcagtttattatgaaaatatcacACTATGTAGTTATAGCAATAATTGAGTATTTCTCTGACGTGCTCCATAAGAAGCTCTATGCTTTTTCCACATTTGTcacatattatttattcaacatTCGAAATTTGTGATGGTACTGGACATGAACGAGAAATTAAGCGTggtggcggcgggcggcggcgagcAGCGCGGTACATACTGTGCGGCGGGCGCCAAGGCCCGGGCTCCCGCCGGGCCGCAGCGACCGCCACTCCTCGTCACGTGTACTCGTCGTCTTCTTCCTCTTCCTCCTCCTCTTCACTCAATTCAGACTCGGGCTCGGGATCCGGTATTGCCGCCAAATAGTCAACTGGAGGCCGAGGCGCGGGAATCAGGTAACCCGCCGAATCCTGCGGCGGAGGCGGCGGCCGCGGCAACCTAATCTGTGCGCTCGTACCGTTCGCTGCGGCAGCTATCTCTAACTTTCTGCATATCTCATCGAACCCTATCCTATCCCGAGGGTCCGACTTCCAGCACCCTCTCATCAATTCGCACGCGAAACGCGGACAATTCTCCGGTGGGACCAGGACAATGCCTTGAAGAATGAGCTTTGTAGCCCCATCGTTGTTGTGTCCATAGAACGGTTGCTTGCCTCTGCTGTAGATCTCCCAAAGTACGACACCGTAGGACCAAACGTCGGACTCGTGAGTGAACCGAGCATAAACAATGCTTTCTGGGGACATCCATCTCACCGGCATGGGTCGTTCGCCTCCCATTTTGTAGTAGTCGCACGTGTATACGTCGCGCGACATTCCGAAGTCTGCGATTTTTACGACGAGATTGGCTCCGACTAGACAGTTTCTGGCAGCAAGGTCTCTGTGCACAAAGCGGCGCGAGGCGAGGTACTGCATGCCGCGCGCCACTTGCAGCGCGACGTGCAGCAGCGCGGGCTCGTCGAGCGCGGGCCCGGCGCGCCCGCCCCCGCGGCACCCGCGGAGCACCCCCGCCAAATCACCCCACTCCATGTACTCGAAAACCATCCACGGACTCGCGTTGATCTCTTCTGCAAACaacaaaatttcaagattgtttttttggaatcttcttgtattttttatttctattccaaatttttacttttacggtcatcccgtaaaacctaaattgaaaatacaaactaaaatatagatgcacagaaagaccagaaaaataagaccagcactgggaatggaacccaggtcctcgttattccgtaccgcgtgctataccgctacaccaccactggtggtggtggtggtttttctgtgcatctatattttagtttgtattttcaacagaattttactcttttttcgtaaataaaaacaatttagatACGAGTATGCTTTATTTTCGTAGTTGTGCTTTTGGAGCTGTTGTGCTTACCTCTATGGACAACTCCGATGAGGCTCAAAATGTTCGGATGTCGAAAAGCGGACATAATCGAGACTTCTCTCACGAAATCTTCTTCAGCACTGCGGCCTGCGCtttcttttaaaacttttatggCCACGACTTGCTCGTCATCTTCCAGTCTCAGTAACCCTGttgaaaattacaaagatgcgcctaattaattacattttaaagcTCATTTGAAAGTGGAGTATTGTTACAGGAAACTAGAATATTTGTGTACCTTTGTGAACTTTCCCGAAACATCCTTCCCCAATTTCTTCCAGAAAAGTTAGCGCGTTGCTGTCCAAGAGCGGGACCTGGTCATTGGTAACCTCCGAGCTGAGAAGGTTGGGAGATGCGGGCGCCGCTGCCGGCGCGGCCGCCGTGCCCGTCCCGCAGACTCCGTACTGCGGGTTCGTTATATACCGTTCAGCAAGCAGTGGTTCTCCTGGTCGCACACGCTACAATAACGGAACAAATCGTATTTTATGTAGCTGTACAACAGGAAACTAGCAATTTGCACAAGCGTATTATGTTTCAGGATAAAGTAGTAGGTCACATTGCGTATAGTTGTTATCATTGAACGACGTTTTATCTTAGTGGGGTGTTAGTGGGGAACTGGGAAGACAGTTACCGGTTGCCCTTTTCCAGCGATGATGCATATTCGTCTTCTCAAATAACAGATGACGGATAGTGCAAGGATAATGACTAGCAGCAGAGCCCCGCCGATCGCACAGGCGACCAAGATGGCTCCTGTACCATGGGCCACGTTGCCACTTGACACCGTCGTTTCACTGCCCGCTGTTGCTTCAGGGAAATAGTCGCTAACTTGTGAATTAAATACCTGCAACAAATCAAATGTTGATGTTAGCTAGCCAgttatgaatatttttaaataacttctTACCCTGAGTGACCCTGACTCTACTATCATCTTCTGATATTCTAACCTTAACTATTCTAACTAATAGGGTAAAACCGTGATAGATACCAGGGGTATAGCAATCCCGATTGTAATTGTAAAAGTATGTAAGTACTTTAGTGTCACGGATGAATAGCGAGCTTATTAAAATTTAGTGATCTATCGAGAGACTCTCTATCTACCTCTAAGTAGGCCATATCGTATATCTCTGCAATTTCATGTTAAAGCAAAGTACGGACAAAGTTTTTACGGGATCGATGCCCTATCTACTCGTAACGTCGGGGCATCTATCCAAAACATAATGCTATGGATTGGGCAATTATCACATATGCGACCGATTTCCCAAAATGGTTTGGTAAATTTTTTAACATTCTTGtgaatattaaacaaaaaatatttataaataaggaACCAAAGTACTTGCGGATTtttgcaacgtaaccgcaataGCTCCATTGCAGTTGGAAAAATTATACGTAAACTGCACATTAACTAAGTACAATTTGAAATGATTGGGCAGTCGGTAGTTGAGGTTGCGCTGCGGTTCGAGTGCAGTTGCTCTGTAACGGcctaaattttcaataaaatacagtccaatgactctttattgtccaccacaaatagtaagcgatacagaaaacaggtacacagaaagaaaattacaaagttaattaatttatggtaaaaaaaaacatttttaatacaagctttttttgctgactgtactttttgttgactgtactgtcCTAAGTCGTGTATAAGTCCTGAGCGTGGTATtttgtacttgtattgtaacccaaactacatttgcatacctaccaaatttcaagtcgatgccaataACCGTTGAAAGTTCCGTCCTGTGTAGACGATCctagctggactaccaggatgtcactaccagattattgtattgtcacgcaatttacataagtatgccaaatttcaaattaatcagACAAAAAgttgtcaaatttaacttgcaagatttgattacagacagacagacaacgggacaggtgaaactaaataaaagcttgtaaaaataggcCGCTTTATCGCTttatctcttccaggcaaccttataTCTTCTTCTTATATccgtcggcggccgatcgtaaaatccgcgagatcacgaaattcctaggcatttcGTGAAATGTCGCCATTTCATTATAagtatgcctaaaagttggccaggcatatcacgatgtgcctgagaaacaatgcggcagatcgattagagcaacgcattggtcgatattcctagctctataccgggcacatcgtgatttgccgaaaaaaataaaaatttaggtacgacgagtgaagcgaggagtggttagtatgcattgtgaccacaatgcacgagccgagcgagcgaagcgagcgtgccgtggctgcggccggcgaagtgccagaaccgatatggcggcgtttcatgatatgcctaggaatttcatggtctgcctaaactggccaaatcatgaaatggcggcgtttcatgatatgcctaggaatttcatgatctgcctacaCGTCTATAGGCAAATCGtgaaacggtgagtttttaatgatatggcggatgttccttagccaattcatgaaatggcgccattacacgatatgcctaggaattacgtgatctggcggattttacgatcggccgccgacatatctaatatataaaattttcgtgtcacagtgtttctGACTAAACTCccccgaaacggcttgaccgatttttatgtttttttttgtgtataagtACTCGGGCGGTAGGTcggtgtatctgttttctgtatcgcttactatttctggtgtacaataaagagtccttccttgtattgtattgtattgtagaataggatataaactatttttcatacttctacgcggacagagtcgcgggcaacagctagtaggtatatatattcgTTTGCAtcttgtgtgtatgtttgtttgaaTATTTATTCGTTTGCTACCTATTTACGTGATAAATATACACACTTGTGCCGTGGGCGGCGAAGGGGAGTATCTCGCGTCGTCAGAGGCGTTCCACGTGCGCCGCGGAGGCAAGACGTTGTGGATCGGCTTTGGAGTCAGAGGCACTGCGGACAATGGgaacaaattttaaaaacaatggcTAAACAAATATTTGAATTGCCAGTGGGTGCCCGAAGCATTTTAGCTGTTAAAAGGGAACTTCCATCTATCAACTaactttcatttcattcaaattCGAAACGTATTGTACCTATATTGGGCTATCGCAATCAAATTCTTGCTTTCAAACGGTATtgaatgagggtagaaagatatGGTTAATGGAATTGTGATTAACGCACCCGCGATTTAATTTAACcgttttccaggccccgcgaatttagatgtgctaccactaaataaatcatagttttatgttgtATACATGTGAGGgagtaatttaaaaacgaataatatttttgacgaATTCAAATGATTTTATACCATATTGTTTAGTAAGGTCGAAtgtttgtgtacatttatgtggtggctatatgcactatgcctggaaaactataacggcagAAAACTACTGTGCCCATACAACTTGGTCTTGTGTATGGGCCTTAAATCCGTGGCCTTAAATATAatagatactagcttttgcccgcttttgtttggaattccttatgaactttcatccccatattttcaagtaaataggtcgaaatttgaaaagcgccggaaaaaatgtttcttagccgtacctacctcaaaagtaaaaaatggaacccttataggattactttgctgtccgtccgtccgtctttatctcgtaaacgcgcggagtatagattgaaattaaaaccctaaactcaggtcaatagtcccgaaagttgtgaaaaaatcaaacctctaagtcaaggcaatcaaaagctacagtcattaaaaaggtgtttccatacaaatcgccttaacagaaaaagttatagggtacttccggctgtcctagaaacttggaattttgcataaaggtagctcttactATAGCGCAATAAATAACGGTGCGCCACGAATATAAGTTGCGGTTTATTTTACGTAATATTatgagtggagtattttgctgtgcaatcagtaattttgatgtgaattcggatttttttggataaaaaaggtatttttttgatgtgcgtatACACTACCCTAATTATAATCCAGCGAGACGGAAATTGCACATTTGCACAGCTGGCAATTGAAAAATTGTCATTTTAGCGAGAGAAGTTTGAGCAATTTTTTCCTGATAGCAGTGGAATCGCAATCGCATAGTCGCATTGTATGTAACTCTGGCGTAATAGCGACGAATTGCAGATGCAATATGCATACCAACTTAGTCGTGGCTAAACAAAGCTGAAAACGGTAAATAACTTGTTTTACCTGTGCTCCGAAGACATTTAAAATCCTTGGTAGGTGGTTCGCCTTCGATTGGGCACTGACAGTAGTAATGAGTTGTTTTATGTTGCACACAGGCCGCTTCGTTGCCACAGGAGTGGGGTTCGCATATTCCAGgctgtactaaaaaaaaaaagaacactaACTACCTACATAAAGAAAGTACTAGTGAACTAGTGTTAagtacttttcatcacacttgcacgTAAACAGTATCAAAACATACAGGTTAACTTGGCCGTAATGCCCCATTAAACCTTCGACcttttttcttgtcatgaatCCCAagatcggtaaatgagtcattgcgcgcaCTAATGACTAATACTGCTGCTGCTGCACGACCTGCAGGAGGACCTGTCGCACGCACGTCAGGctgctgcggagggggagggcggcgggcgGGGCCAAGAGCTGCGCCAGGGGCATCGCgaacttttgtaaaataatagttttccttttacaaataaataattttgaaaatgatGATTAAccttgtatgtcgcacgggcggtacctacctatattagaattacgaacattgactcattaaagccctcggtcttcgacttcgggcttctaatggactctcgttcgtaattacttatttactgcccttaaaacataatgtactattaatctACTTCCAGTGGTCCAATTGACTGGAAATTTGATATACAGTCGAGGGCTTATATCTATAAAACCAAAGCGtcaaatataagtaggtatacatcgaccttaatGGTTAGTAGCATAAAGGCGTACCTATAcccagatatttttgacgtcttggtaacgtatttaatattttattttattttaattttatgcgcttgactgtacattatgtAAGTCGGTTGATATTg is from Choristoneura fumiferana chromosome 3, NRCan_CFum_1, whole genome shotgun sequence and encodes:
- the LOC141426487 gene encoding uncharacterized protein isoform X3, producing MRKKEQQVADKPKGKRRRLRDYAEKLTRVLRDEELPEPKPFNFTIIPGICEPQSCGLEAACVQYKKTHYYCQCPIDGAPATKDFKCLGIRTVPVTPKPIYNVLRTWNASDDRRYPSPTTQQLRDDAEKLTRVLREDELPELKSFNFTIQPGICEPHSCGNEAACVQHKTTHYYCQCPIEGEPPTKDFKCLRSTVPLTPKPIHNVLPPRRTWNASDDARYSPSPPTAQVFNSQVSDYFPEATAGSETTVSSGNVAHGTGAILVACAIGGALLLVIILALSVICYLRRRICIIAGKGQPYGVCGTGTAAAPAAAPASPNLLSSEVTNDQVPLLDSNALTFLEEIGEGCFGKVHKGLLRLEDDEQVVAIKVLKESAGRSAEEDFVREVSIMSAFRHPNILSLIGVVHREEINASPWMVFEYMEWGDLAGVLRGCRGGGRAGPALDEPALLHVALQVARGMQYLASRRFVHRDLAARNCLVGANLVVKIADFGMSRDVYTCDYYKMGGERPMPVRWMSPESIVYARFTHESDVWSYGVVLWEIYSRGKQPFYGHNNDGATKLILQGIVLVPPENCPRFACELMRGCWKSDPRDRIGFDEICRKLEIAAAANGTSAQIRLPRPPPPPQDSAGYLIPAPRPPVDYLAAIPDPEPESELSEEEEEEEEDDEYT
- the LOC141426487 gene encoding uncharacterized protein isoform X2 — translated: MRKKEQQVADKPKGKRRRLRDYAEKLTRVLRDEELPEPKPFNFTIIPGICEPQSCGLEAACVQYKKTHYYCQCPIDGAPATKDFKCLGIRTVPVTPKPIYNVLRTWNASDDRRYPSPTTQLRDDAEKLTRVLREDELPELKSFNFTIQPGICEPHSCGNEAACVQHKTTHYYCQCPIEGEPPTKDFKCLRSTVPLTPKPIHNVLPPRRTWNASDDARYSPSPPTAQVFNSQVSDYFPEATAGSETTVSSGNVAHGTGAILVACAIGGALLLVIILALSVICYLRRRICIIAGKGQPRVRPGEPLLAERYITNPQYGVCGTGTAAAPAAAPASPNLLSSEVTNDQVPLLDSNALTFLEEIGEGCFGKVHKGLLRLEDDEQVVAIKVLKESAGRSAEEDFVREVSIMSAFRHPNILSLIGVVHREEINASPWMVFEYMEWGDLAGVLRGCRGGGRAGPALDEPALLHVALQVARGMQYLASRRFVHRDLAARNCLVGANLVVKIADFGMSRDVYTCDYYKMGGERPMPVRWMSPESIVYARFTHESDVWSYGVVLWEIYSRGKQPFYGHNNDGATKLILQGIVLVPPENCPRFACELMRGCWKSDPRDRIGFDEICRKLEIAAAANGTSAQIRLPRPPPPPQDSAGYLIPAPRPPVDYLAAIPDPEPESELSEEEEEEEEDDEYT
- the LOC141426487 gene encoding uncharacterized protein isoform X1 — protein: MRKKEQQVADKPKGKRRRLRDYAEKLTRVLRDEELPEPKPFNFTIIPGICEPQSCGLEAACVQYKKTHYYCQCPIDGAPATKDFKCLGIRTVPVTPKPIYNVLRTWNASDDRRYPSPTTQQLRDDAEKLTRVLREDELPELKSFNFTIQPGICEPHSCGNEAACVQHKTTHYYCQCPIEGEPPTKDFKCLRSTVPLTPKPIHNVLPPRRTWNASDDARYSPSPPTAQVFNSQVSDYFPEATAGSETTVSSGNVAHGTGAILVACAIGGALLLVIILALSVICYLRRRICIIAGKGQPRVRPGEPLLAERYITNPQYGVCGTGTAAAPAAAPASPNLLSSEVTNDQVPLLDSNALTFLEEIGEGCFGKVHKGLLRLEDDEQVVAIKVLKESAGRSAEEDFVREVSIMSAFRHPNILSLIGVVHREEINASPWMVFEYMEWGDLAGVLRGCRGGGRAGPALDEPALLHVALQVARGMQYLASRRFVHRDLAARNCLVGANLVVKIADFGMSRDVYTCDYYKMGGERPMPVRWMSPESIVYARFTHESDVWSYGVVLWEIYSRGKQPFYGHNNDGATKLILQGIVLVPPENCPRFACELMRGCWKSDPRDRIGFDEICRKLEIAAAANGTSAQIRLPRPPPPPQDSAGYLIPAPRPPVDYLAAIPDPEPESELSEEEEEEEEDDEYT